The proteins below come from a single Zea mays cultivar B73 chromosome 8, Zm-B73-REFERENCE-NAM-5.0, whole genome shotgun sequence genomic window:
- the LOC100384655 gene encoding RNA polymerase II transcriptional coactivator KELP isoform X1 produces the protein MDEATKKNVEATVLEILRGSDMESVTEYKVRAAASDRLGIDLSIPDRKLFVRGVVEEYLLSLSSKEEAKAEEEGVTGRESKGKEHEEEDEEDDDEEEDEGKGGGKREYDDQGDLILCRLSSKRRVTLSEFKGRSLVSIREFYVKDGKEMPSAKALRSVYPC, from the exons ATGGACGAGGCAACGAAGAAGAATGTGGAGGCTACGGTGCTGGAGATCCTCCGGGGCTCCGATATGGAGTCCGTGACGGAGTACAAGGTCCGCGCCGCTGCCAGCGACCGCCTCGGCATCGACCTCTCCATACCCGACCGCAAGCTCTTCGTCCGCGGCGTCGTTGAGGAATACCTACTTTCACTCTCCTCCAAGGAGGAGGCGAAGGCGGAGGAGGAGGGCGTCACTGGCAGGGAGAGCAAGGGCAAGGAACACGAAGAGGAGGACGAAGAGGATGACGATGAGGAGGAGGATGAAGGTAAGGGTGGCGGGAAGAGAGAGTACGATGACCAAGGTGACCTTATCCTGTGCCGC CTTTCGAGCAAGAGGAGGGTGACTTTATCGGAGTTTAAGGGCAGGTCGTTGGTGTCCATCCGCGAGTTCTACGTGAAGGACGGCAAGGAGATGCCCTCCGCCAAAG